CCTTTACTCCAGCTTCTTGGGCCTTCATTAGTGCAATTTTTGTACGTGTTGAAATGGTGTGATCATCTTGAAGCAATGTATCGTCTAAATCGAGGACAATCATTCTATAATTATGCATGACAAAACCATCCAATCTAATCTAGTTGTATAAATCACTATAATCATATCATTGATATTGTAATTTATGTGTAAAAATAGTTAGATGGATGAGTTTGGTTTCATAGGCCAATGTGTTTCCATAAAAAAGAACGCTCCTAAGAGCGTTCTAAGGAGAGATACAATTAAAATCCTGGATCGTATACATACTGAATAGCATGAGGTTTACTAGCTTCTGCGACATGAGAGAAAGAATCAATAGAACCAATAGAAGTTACCAATGCTAAAGTCATGAAAATCGTTATAATTGCCTTTTTCATCTCAATCCCTCCTACGCTAATTAATTTTCTTTATTCTGTATAATCCTATTATATACATCTTGAAGCTTCTGTACCATTTGTAAATCTATAGATTTTTCTATAGAGAAATAAAAGGAAAGAATACTCTTCATACAGTCATTAATTTCTTGATAAGCATTTATCTTGCCATATATCTCCATACTAGTAAGATAACTATCCAATCCTTCTTGATAGGATTTAATTAAGATTTGATAGTTTGCCTTGTTTTGGTAATACAATCCTATTGAATAATATTTATACGGTGTTTTCGATTCAACCTTCAAAAAGTTATCTTCCCCGGCCACTAATTCTGCAATGGCATCGAAATTTTCCATTTGCAGATACAACTCAATTAACTCATTTACGGCATGAATTCTTGAATCCTCACTCGTATTTTGTAAGCAATCCAGCAATAATGGAATGGCTGCTTCGTAGTCTTTCTTTTTTGCCTTTACGATTGCACCAGTTAATGCCGCGGATTCATGCACAAAATGGAATGTAAATGTTTTATAGGTAGAAAGATGTTTTTCGACTTCTTCATATTTGCCTGATAATAAGAGAGCATTAATCATAGCGAGATAGGCTCTAACCTTTAATTCATTTATGGTGTGATCTCTCAAAATCCCCATTTTTGTCAATTCAATACATTGCTGATATTTTTTGATAGCAAATGCGTGCAGACCCATCCTAAAATAGAAAGTGATTTTTTCTTCCTCGGACAAAAAGTCTGCATAATGAATAATTTCTTCCCCGATTTTAAAAGACTCCTCTAAATTTTTGAAATCCTGTCTCTCTATTAGGTATTTTTGTAGGGATGGTTTGGCTATATAATTTGGGATTCCATGTACTCTAGCATACTTAATGATAGCGCTATAGAGAATAAGTTTAATCTCGTCGCTAGTGATGCTATTGCATAGTTCATAAAGACGTTCTAAAGCTGTATATGTATCTTCTTGGGGATTTTCAAGAATTTTTTGTGCAACCTTACTAATTAGCGTTATATTAGATAGTTCAATCATTTCTAAAAGAAGCTCATATAAAATTTCTACACGCTGTTGTATTTCGATATAATTCGCTATTATCTCTTCATATGGCAATACTAGTACAGTAGTGATTGCCTTAATGGTTCGAAGCTCTGGTCTCTTGGTTTCACATGATTCAATTTTAGAGAGTACGCCCTTACTAACCCCTGACAGCCTTCCCAATTCTGATAAACTCAAATTTGCTTGTTGTCTTTTATTTTTTATTAATTCACCTAGAGAGGAGTAAAGTACTGCTTCATTTCCTTCCATCATATTCCCACCTTAGGACATAATTTCTCAGGACAATATTCGACAACGGTATTCGGTTCCATTCATTACTCCTCTATAATTCTAGTTTAATTGTATATTATTGTAAATATAAATAAAGATTAGTGGATAAATTATTGTTAAATAAGTAATTTATTAATGAAAATTAAAGGAAAATTACCCTTTATTAGTTAATTACCTCATCTATCTTTTGCTATTGCCTGTTTTAATCGAGAGTAATGGATTTGGAAAGGTTTACGCTGCCCTTCTTTCCGAATAATACCTTCTGCTGTGAAATCCTGTAATAATCCCGTCACAGTCTCACGAATACTGCCCATCATTGTTGCTAATTCTTGATGCGTAACAGCTATATCAAGCAAAATCCAATCTTCTTCTTGATGCAAGCCC
The nucleotide sequence above comes from Brevibacillus laterosporus LMG 15441. Encoded proteins:
- a CDS encoding helix-turn-helix domain-containing protein, producing the protein MMEGNEAVLYSSLGELIKNKRQQANLSLSELGRLSGVSKGVLSKIESCETKRPELRTIKAITTVLVLPYEEIIANYIEIQQRVEILYELLLEMIELSNITLISKVAQKILENPQEDTYTALERLYELCNSITSDEIKLILYSAIIKYARVHGIPNYIAKPSLQKYLIERQDFKNLEESFKIGEEIIHYADFLSEEEKITFYFRMGLHAFAIKKYQQCIELTKMGILRDHTINELKVRAYLAMINALLLSGKYEEVEKHLSTYKTFTFHFVHESAALTGAIVKAKKKDYEAAIPLLLDCLQNTSEDSRIHAVNELIELYLQMENFDAIAELVAGEDNFLKVESKTPYKYYSIGLYYQNKANYQILIKSYQEGLDSYLTSMEIYGKINAYQEINDCMKSILSFYFSIEKSIDLQMVQKLQDVYNRIIQNKEN